A window from Primulina huaijiensis isolate GDHJ02 chromosome 13, ASM1229523v2, whole genome shotgun sequence encodes these proteins:
- the LOC140956314 gene encoding delta-1-pyrroline-5-carboxylate dehydrogenase 12A1, mitochondrial-like isoform X2, with product MIQSRAHLVGSWTRSSNWNTILDPLNGESFIKVAEVDEKGILPFVESLSQCPKHGLHNPFKAPERYLMLGDVTAKAANKLSLPEVSDFFAKLIQRVAPKSYQQALGEVVVTQKFLENFCGDQVRFLARSFSVPGNHLGQHSHGFRWPYGPVAIITPFNFPLEIPVLQLMGALYMGNKPLLKVDSKVCIVMEQMIRLLHHCGLPKEDVDFINSDGNTMNKLLMEAKPQMTLFTGSSRVAEKLAVDLKGRIKLEDAGFDWKILGPDVQEEDYVAWVCDQDAYACSGQKCSAQSMLFMHENWSKTSLVSKLNDLAARRKLEDLTIGPVLTFTTEAMLDHTNKLLKIKGSKLLFGGEALHNHSIPAVYGAIKPTAVFIPLTEILKDDNYELVTKEIFGPFQILTEYKQDQLPLVLNILERMHAHLTAAIVSNDPLFLQEVIGHSVNGTTYAGLRARTTGAPQNHWFGPAGDPRGAGIGTPEAIKLVWSCHREVIYDLGPLPEKWVIPKAT from the exons ATGATCCAAAGCAGAGCTCATTTAGTT GGAAGTTGGACTAGATCTTCTAATTGGAATACTATTTTGGATCCATTAAATGGAGAATCTTTTATTAAGGTCGCCGAAGTAGATGAAAAGGGAATACTT CCTTTTGTGGAGAGCTTGTCCCAGTGCCCCAAGCATGGTTTACACAATCCTTTTAAAGCGCCAGAAAG GTATCTCATGCTTGGAGATGTAACAGCAAAAGCAGCCAACAAGCTCTCTCTTCCAGAG GTTTCGGACTTCTTTGCTAAATTGATACAAAGAGTGGCTCCAAAAAGTTACCAGCAAGCACTTGGTGAAGTTGTTGTCACTCAAAAATTTCTCGAGAATTTCTGTGGTGATCAG GTTCGCTTCCTAGCTAGATCATTTTCAGTACCTGGAAATCATCTTGGTCAGCATAGCCATGGTTTTAGGTGGCCTTACGGTCCT GTGGCAATTATTACTCCCTTCAATTTTCCTTTAGAAATTCCTGTGCTTCAGCTGATGGGTGCGCTCTACATGGGGAACAAGCCTCTGCTTAAAGTTGATAGCAAG GTCTGCATAGTTATGGAACAAATGATTCGGCTATTGCATCATTGTGGATTGCCTAAGGAGGATGTTGATTTCATAAATTCTGATGGGAATACAATGAACAAACTTCTCATGGAG GCAAAACCACAGATGACTCTCTTCACCGGAAGTTCAAGAGTGGCCGAGAAATTGGCTGTTGACCTCAAGGGTCGTATCAAGTTGGAAGATGCTGGCTTCGACTGGAAGATTCTTGGCCCTGATGTTCAGGAG GAAGATTATGTTGCATGGGTTTGTGATCAAGATGCATATGCATGTAGCGGTCAAAAATGCTCTGCACAGTCCATGTTATTCATGCATGAG AACTGGTCTAAAACTTCACTCGTTAGTAAATTGAATGATCTTGCTGCTAGAAGGAAACTCGAAGATTTAACAATTGGTCCTGTCCTTACT TTTACAACAGAAGCAATGCTCGATCATACAAACAAATTGCTTAAGATAAAGGGATCGAAGCTTTTATTCGGTGGTGAAGCTTTACATAACCATTCTATTCcagcagtatatggtgccattaaACCCACTGCTGTATTTATTCCACTCACAGAAATATTGAAGGATGATAATTATGAGTTGGTAACAAAAGAAATATTTGGTCCGTTCCAA ATTCTCACGGAATACAAACAAGATCAACTTCCTTTGGTGTTGAACATTCTTGAAAGAATGCATGCACATTTAACAGCTGCGATAGTTTCAAATGATCCTCTATTCTTACAA GAAGTTATAGGTCATTCGGTTAATGGAACTACATATGCTGGTTTGAGGGCAAGAACAACTGGGGCCCCTCAAAACCACTG GTTTGGTCCGGCAGGTGATCCGAGGGGTGCGGGTATAGGGACTCCAGAAGCTATAAAGCTTGTTTGGTCGTGCCATCGGGAAGTCATTTACGACCTTGGCCCTTTGCCTGAAAAATGGGTAATTCCTAAGGCAACCTGA
- the LOC140956314 gene encoding delta-1-pyrroline-5-carboxylate dehydrogenase 12A1, mitochondrial-like isoform X1 translates to MYGSLGFRILKSKAPAQHAFRNGFGTYNSSRFVHMLPFATVKVEEISGAQPAEVMNLVQGSWTRSSNWNTILDPLNGESFIKVAEVDEKGILPFVESLSQCPKHGLHNPFKAPERYLMLGDVTAKAANKLSLPEVSDFFAKLIQRVAPKSYQQALGEVVVTQKFLENFCGDQVRFLARSFSVPGNHLGQHSHGFRWPYGPVAIITPFNFPLEIPVLQLMGALYMGNKPLLKVDSKVCIVMEQMIRLLHHCGLPKEDVDFINSDGNTMNKLLMEAKPQMTLFTGSSRVAEKLAVDLKGRIKLEDAGFDWKILGPDVQEEDYVAWVCDQDAYACSGQKCSAQSMLFMHENWSKTSLVSKLNDLAARRKLEDLTIGPVLTFTTEAMLDHTNKLLKIKGSKLLFGGEALHNHSIPAVYGAIKPTAVFIPLTEILKDDNYELVTKEIFGPFQILTEYKQDQLPLVLNILERMHAHLTAAIVSNDPLFLQEVIGHSVNGTTYAGLRARTTGAPQNHWFGPAGDPRGAGIGTPEAIKLVWSCHREVIYDLGPLPEKWVIPKAT, encoded by the exons ATGTACGGGTCACTGGGATTCAGGATTTTGAAAAGCAAAGCGCCTGCGCAACATGCTTTCAGGAATGGGTTCGGCACGTATAATTCTTCGAG ATTTGTTCATATGTTACCTTTTGCCACCGTGAAGGTTGAGGAAATATCAGGTGCTCAGCCTGCAGAAGTGATGAATTTGG TGCAGGGAAGTTGGACTAGATCTTCTAATTGGAATACTATTTTGGATCCATTAAATGGAGAATCTTTTATTAAGGTCGCCGAAGTAGATGAAAAGGGAATACTT CCTTTTGTGGAGAGCTTGTCCCAGTGCCCCAAGCATGGTTTACACAATCCTTTTAAAGCGCCAGAAAG GTATCTCATGCTTGGAGATGTAACAGCAAAAGCAGCCAACAAGCTCTCTCTTCCAGAG GTTTCGGACTTCTTTGCTAAATTGATACAAAGAGTGGCTCCAAAAAGTTACCAGCAAGCACTTGGTGAAGTTGTTGTCACTCAAAAATTTCTCGAGAATTTCTGTGGTGATCAG GTTCGCTTCCTAGCTAGATCATTTTCAGTACCTGGAAATCATCTTGGTCAGCATAGCCATGGTTTTAGGTGGCCTTACGGTCCT GTGGCAATTATTACTCCCTTCAATTTTCCTTTAGAAATTCCTGTGCTTCAGCTGATGGGTGCGCTCTACATGGGGAACAAGCCTCTGCTTAAAGTTGATAGCAAG GTCTGCATAGTTATGGAACAAATGATTCGGCTATTGCATCATTGTGGATTGCCTAAGGAGGATGTTGATTTCATAAATTCTGATGGGAATACAATGAACAAACTTCTCATGGAG GCAAAACCACAGATGACTCTCTTCACCGGAAGTTCAAGAGTGGCCGAGAAATTGGCTGTTGACCTCAAGGGTCGTATCAAGTTGGAAGATGCTGGCTTCGACTGGAAGATTCTTGGCCCTGATGTTCAGGAG GAAGATTATGTTGCATGGGTTTGTGATCAAGATGCATATGCATGTAGCGGTCAAAAATGCTCTGCACAGTCCATGTTATTCATGCATGAG AACTGGTCTAAAACTTCACTCGTTAGTAAATTGAATGATCTTGCTGCTAGAAGGAAACTCGAAGATTTAACAATTGGTCCTGTCCTTACT TTTACAACAGAAGCAATGCTCGATCATACAAACAAATTGCTTAAGATAAAGGGATCGAAGCTTTTATTCGGTGGTGAAGCTTTACATAACCATTCTATTCcagcagtatatggtgccattaaACCCACTGCTGTATTTATTCCACTCACAGAAATATTGAAGGATGATAATTATGAGTTGGTAACAAAAGAAATATTTGGTCCGTTCCAA ATTCTCACGGAATACAAACAAGATCAACTTCCTTTGGTGTTGAACATTCTTGAAAGAATGCATGCACATTTAACAGCTGCGATAGTTTCAAATGATCCTCTATTCTTACAA GAAGTTATAGGTCATTCGGTTAATGGAACTACATATGCTGGTTTGAGGGCAAGAACAACTGGGGCCCCTCAAAACCACTG GTTTGGTCCGGCAGGTGATCCGAGGGGTGCGGGTATAGGGACTCCAGAAGCTATAAAGCTTGTTTGGTCGTGCCATCGGGAAGTCATTTACGACCTTGGCCCTTTGCCTGAAAAATGGGTAATTCCTAAGGCAACCTGA